Proteins co-encoded in one Malus sylvestris chromosome 7, drMalSylv7.2, whole genome shotgun sequence genomic window:
- the LOC126628374 gene encoding putative disease resistance protein RGA3 isoform X11, which yields MAEGVLFNIVERIIVRLGNHAFQKIGSIWGVQDELNKLKETVVRFQAVLLDAEQKQANNSEVKLWLESVEDAVYEADDVMDEFNTEVQRRLVIHGNTKLSKKVRLFCSSSNQLVFGLEMSHKIRDINKRLSEVSSRRPNGLNDNREDTRFILRERVGHSFVPKENIIGRDEDKKALIRLLLDPISTENVSTISIVGFGGLGKTALAQLIFNDEVIQNHFELKIWTCVSNVFELDIVVKKILQSEHNGIEQLQNDLRNKVDGKKYLLVLDDVWNEDRKKWLSLKNLLMGGGEGSRILITTRSKTVTTISDTAKSYTLKGLNEEQSWSLFKKMAYKDGKEPENSRIKEVGIEVARKCQGVPLAIRTIGGMLFTNDDETDWLNFKEKKLSKINQEEDDILPTLKLSYDVLPSHLKHCFAYCSLFPPDYEISVQRLIRLWVAQGFIKSSDENEGLEDVAYKYYRELLCRSFFQEEKIDEFGIIESCKMHDLMNELAILVSGAGSAVVDLNQKNFHESINFQVDPSKWEVPTSLLNAKKIRTLLFPCHKSYWTDTGKSLYDSFCATFVPNFKSLRMLSLYGITTLPKCLKQLKHLRYLELIGNDHMERLPDWIVELLNLETLDLRDCEELVELPRDIKKMINLRHLILEGCWGLTRMPRGIGELKGVRTLNRFVLSESNCLGRGGSAGLAELGTLNELRGKLLIKNLRHVVSESNVGTPLKDKQHLHLLDLRWKYEDVKGVDEEDIIKSMEVLQPHSNLKQLSVEYYGGVRFASWFSSLINIVNLELYECERCQHLPPLHHLPSLKSLHLVGLEKLEYILLSEKESSNSMSDEMMRISFFPSLEYLIIEGCPVLKGWWRAHTHNSASSSSTENLSLPSFPSLSALTIWNCPNLTSMPLYPNVVKIALTGSSWKVVDSLFVRGASDITHDVGVDVSASSSSPPLSKLTYMWLQEIEDLEFIPSEGMGNQTSLQELVIDHCPNLAALPEGIANLTLLQSLSIGNFPNLAALPEWIANLTSLQSLSIDNFPNLAALPEEISNLTSLRRLHITHCSNLASLPEGICGLPCLNGLYIVDCPMLLQRYKKETGEDWRKIAHIPYVDIY from the exons ATGGCAGAAGGAGTTCTCTTTAATATTGTGGAACGGATCATTGTAAGGCTTGGCAACCATGCTTTCCAAAAGATTGGATCGATTTGGGGTGTCCAAGATGAGCTCAATAAGCTTAAGGAGACCGTTGTCAGATTCCAAGCTGTTCTTCTAGACGCTGAGCAAAAGCAAGCCAACAACAGTGAAGTCAAACTATGGCTCGAAAGCGTAGAAGACGCAGTTTATGAAGCCGATGATGTGATGGATGAGTTTAATACTGAAGTTCAGCGAAGACTAGTTATACATGGCAATACTAAGCTGTCAAAGAAG GTGCGCCTTTTCTGTTCTAGCTCAAATCAACTTGTTTTTGGGTTAGAGATGAGTCATAAGATAAGAGATATTAACAAGAGGCTTAGTGAGGTTTCATCCCGTAGACCCAATGGCTTAAACGATAATCGTGAAGATACAAGATTTATATTGAGAGAGAGGGTCGGTCACTCGTTTGTCCCTAAGGAAAATATTATAGGGAGAGATGAAGATAAAAAGGCACTTATCCGACTTTTGTTGGATCCCATCTCAACTGAGAATGTGTCAACCATTTCCATAGTTGGATTTGGAGGATTGGGGAAAACTGCACTTGCCCAACTCATATTCAACGATGAGgtgattcaaaatcattttgAGTTGAAAATTTGGACATGTGTCTCTAATGTATTTGAGTTGGATATAGTTGTTAAGAAAATCCTTCAATCCGAGCATAATGGGATAGAGCAGTTGCAAAATGATCTTAGAAATAAAGTAGACGGGAAGAAGTACCTACTTGTGTTGGATGATGTGTGGAATGAGGATCGAAAGAAGTGGCTTAGCTTGAAGAACTTGTTAATGGGTGGTGGAGAAGGTAGTAGAATACTAATAACCACTCGTAGTAAAACCGTTACAACGATATCAGACACAGCTAAATCATACACCTTAAAGGGGTTGAATGAAGAGCAAAGTTGGTCTTTATTTAAGAAAATGGCTTATAAAGATGGAAAGGAGCCAGAGAATTCAAGAATTAAGGAAGTTGGGATAGAGGTTGCAAGAAAATGTCAGGGAGTTCCACTCGCTATAAGGACGATAGGTGGGATGTTGTTCACCAATGATGACGAAACAGATTGGTTGaatttcaaagaaaagaaactttCAAAAATAAATCAAGAAGAAGATGATATTTTACCAACACTTAAATTGAGTTACGATGTGCTCCCATCACATTTGAAGCATTGTTTTGCTTATTGTAGCTTGTTCCCACCTGATTATGAGATATCTGTACAGAGATTGATTAGACTTTGGGTGGCGCAAGGGTTCATTAAGTCATCCGATGAAAACGAGGGTTTGGAGGATGTTGCATATAAATATTACAGGGAATTGTTGTGCAGATCGTtttttcaagaagaaaaaatagatgAGTTTGGTATAATAGAAAGTTGTAAAATGCACGATCTCATGAATGAACTCGCAATCTTAGTGTCGGGGGCCGGAAGTGCCGTAGTTGATTTGAACCAAAAGAATTTTCATGAATCTATCAATTTTCAAGTTGATCCTTCGAAATGGGAAGTGCCAACTTCCTTGCTAAATGCTAAAAAGATACGAACTCTTCTTTTTCCTTGTCACAAAAGTTATTGGACAGATACAGGTAAGTCATTATATGATTCATTTTGTGCTACATTTGTTCCAAATTTTAAGTCATTACGGATGTTGAGTCTATATGGAATTACAACATTACCCAAGTGTCTTAAACAACTGAAGCATTTGAGATATCTTGAACTTATTGGTAATGATCACATGGAGAGACTTCCAGATTGGATAGTTGAACTGTTGAATTTGGAAACACTAGATCTCAGAGACTGTGAGGAACTTGTGGAATTGCCTAGAGAcattaaaaaaatgatcaaCTTAAGGCATCTCATTTTGGAAGGCTGTTGGGGATTGACTAGAATGCCACGTGGAATTGGTGAATTGAAAGGTGTTCGTACATTGAATAGATTTGTTTTGAGTGAAAGCAATTGTTTGGGGAGGGGCGGTAGTGCTGGTCTTGCTGAGCTGGGGACCCTTAACGAATTAAGGGGAAAGTTACTCATAAAGAATTTGAGGCATGTGGTGTCAGAATCAAATGTTGGTACACCTCTCAAGGACAAACAGCATCTCCATTTGTTGGATTTAAGGTGGAAATATGAAGATGTAAAGGGAGTTGATGAGGAGGATATTATAAAGTCAATGGAAGTATTGCAACCCCATTCTAATCTAAAGCAGTTGTCTGTAGAGTATTATGGTGGTGTGAGGTTTGCGAGTTGgttttcttctctcattaatattgttaatctcgaattgtatgaatgtgagaGATGCCAACATCTTCCACCCTTGCATCATTTGCCTTCCCTTAAGTCTCTTCATCTTGTGGGGTTGGAGAAGTTGGAGTACATATTACTatcagagaaagagagcagtaaTAGTATGAGTGATGAGATGatgaggatctcattctttccCTCCCTGGAGTACCTCATCATAGAAGGTTGCCCTGTTCTGAAGGGATGGTGGAGGGCGCACACTCATAACagtgcttcttcttcatcaacggAAAACCTGTCGTTGCCTtcttttccctctctttctGCATTGACCATCTGGAATTGTCCTAATCTAACTTCCATGCCTCTGTATCCAAATGTGGTTAAAATAGCACTCACTGGGAGCAGCTGGAAGGTTGTTGATTCCTTGTTTGTTAGAGGAGCATCTGATATTACACATGATGTTGGTGTTGATGTTTCtgcctcttcttcttcccctcctCTCTCCAAATTAACATATATGTGGCTCCAAGAAATTGAGGATTTGGAATTTATACCGTCGGAAGGGATGGGCAATCAGACGTCACTTCAGGAGCTTGTAATTGACCATTGCCCAAATTTGGCAGCACTACCAGAAGGGATCGCCAAC CTCACATTACTCCAATCGCTTTCCATTGGAAATTTCCCAAATTTGGCTGCACTACCGGAATGGATCGCCAACCTCACATCACTACAATCGCTTTCCATTGATAATTTCCCAAATTTGGCAGCACTACCGGAAGAAATAAGCAATCTCACGTCACTTCGGCGTCTTCACATTACTCATTGCTCTAATTTGGCATCACTGCCAGAAGGGATTTGTGGACTCCCCTGTTTAAATGGATTGTACATTGTTGATTGCCCCATGTTACTCCAAAGATACAAGAAAGAAACAGGTGAGGACTGGCGCAAGATTGCTCACATCCCATACGTTGATATTTATTAA
- the LOC126628374 gene encoding putative disease resistance protein RGA3 isoform X8: MAEGVLFNIVERIIVRLGNHAFQKIGSIWGVQDELNKLKETVVRFQAVLLDAEQKQANNSEVKLWLESVEDAVYEADDVMDEFNTEVQRRLVIHGNTKLSKKVRLFCSSSNQLVFGLEMSHKIRDINKRLSEVSSRRPNGLNDNREDTRFILRERVGHSFVPKENIIGRDEDKKALIRLLLDPISTENVSTISIVGFGGLGKTALAQLIFNDEVIQNHFELKIWTCVSNVFELDIVVKKILQSEHNGIEQLQNDLRNKVDGKKYLLVLDDVWNEDRKKWLSLKNLLMGGGEGSRILITTRSKTVTTISDTAKSYTLKGLNEEQSWSLFKKMAYKDGKEPENSRIKEVGIEVARKCQGVPLAIRTIGGMLFTNDDETDWLNFKEKKLSKINQEEDDILPTLKLSYDVLPSHLKHCFAYCSLFPPDYEISVQRLIRLWVAQGFIKSSDENEGLEDVAYKYYRELLCRSFFQEEKIDEFGIIESCKMHDLMNELAILVSGAGSAVVDLNQKNFHESINFQVDPSKWEVPTSLLNAKKIRTLLFPCHKSYWTDTGKSLYDSFCATFVPNFKSLRMLSLYGITTLPKCLKQLKHLRYLELIGNDHMERLPDWIVELLNLETLDLRDCEELVELPRDIKKMINLRHLILEGCWGLTRMPRGIGELKGVRTLNRFVLSESNCLGRGGSAGLAELGTLNELRGKLLIKNLRHVVSESNVGTPLKDKQHLHLLDLRWKYEDVKGVDEEDIIKSMEVLQPHSNLKQLSVEYYGGVRFASWFSSLINIVNLELYECERCQHLPPLHHLPSLKSLHLVGLEKLEYILLSEKESSNSMSDEMMRISFFPSLEYLIIEGCPVLKGWWRAHTHNSASSSSTENLSLPSFPSLSALTIWNCPNLTSMPLYPNVVKIALTGSSWKVVDSLFVRGASDITHDVGVDVSASSSSPPLSKLTYMWLQEIEDLEFIPSEGMGNQTSLQELVIDHCPNLAALPEGIANLTSLQSLSIGNFPNLAALPEGIANLTLLQSLSIGNFPNLAALPEWIANLTSLQSLSIDNFPNLAALPEEISNLTSLRRLHITHCSNLASLPEGICGLPCLNGLYIVDCPMLLQRYKKETGEDWRKIAHIPYVDIY, encoded by the exons ATGGCAGAAGGAGTTCTCTTTAATATTGTGGAACGGATCATTGTAAGGCTTGGCAACCATGCTTTCCAAAAGATTGGATCGATTTGGGGTGTCCAAGATGAGCTCAATAAGCTTAAGGAGACCGTTGTCAGATTCCAAGCTGTTCTTCTAGACGCTGAGCAAAAGCAAGCCAACAACAGTGAAGTCAAACTATGGCTCGAAAGCGTAGAAGACGCAGTTTATGAAGCCGATGATGTGATGGATGAGTTTAATACTGAAGTTCAGCGAAGACTAGTTATACATGGCAATACTAAGCTGTCAAAGAAG GTGCGCCTTTTCTGTTCTAGCTCAAATCAACTTGTTTTTGGGTTAGAGATGAGTCATAAGATAAGAGATATTAACAAGAGGCTTAGTGAGGTTTCATCCCGTAGACCCAATGGCTTAAACGATAATCGTGAAGATACAAGATTTATATTGAGAGAGAGGGTCGGTCACTCGTTTGTCCCTAAGGAAAATATTATAGGGAGAGATGAAGATAAAAAGGCACTTATCCGACTTTTGTTGGATCCCATCTCAACTGAGAATGTGTCAACCATTTCCATAGTTGGATTTGGAGGATTGGGGAAAACTGCACTTGCCCAACTCATATTCAACGATGAGgtgattcaaaatcattttgAGTTGAAAATTTGGACATGTGTCTCTAATGTATTTGAGTTGGATATAGTTGTTAAGAAAATCCTTCAATCCGAGCATAATGGGATAGAGCAGTTGCAAAATGATCTTAGAAATAAAGTAGACGGGAAGAAGTACCTACTTGTGTTGGATGATGTGTGGAATGAGGATCGAAAGAAGTGGCTTAGCTTGAAGAACTTGTTAATGGGTGGTGGAGAAGGTAGTAGAATACTAATAACCACTCGTAGTAAAACCGTTACAACGATATCAGACACAGCTAAATCATACACCTTAAAGGGGTTGAATGAAGAGCAAAGTTGGTCTTTATTTAAGAAAATGGCTTATAAAGATGGAAAGGAGCCAGAGAATTCAAGAATTAAGGAAGTTGGGATAGAGGTTGCAAGAAAATGTCAGGGAGTTCCACTCGCTATAAGGACGATAGGTGGGATGTTGTTCACCAATGATGACGAAACAGATTGGTTGaatttcaaagaaaagaaactttCAAAAATAAATCAAGAAGAAGATGATATTTTACCAACACTTAAATTGAGTTACGATGTGCTCCCATCACATTTGAAGCATTGTTTTGCTTATTGTAGCTTGTTCCCACCTGATTATGAGATATCTGTACAGAGATTGATTAGACTTTGGGTGGCGCAAGGGTTCATTAAGTCATCCGATGAAAACGAGGGTTTGGAGGATGTTGCATATAAATATTACAGGGAATTGTTGTGCAGATCGTtttttcaagaagaaaaaatagatgAGTTTGGTATAATAGAAAGTTGTAAAATGCACGATCTCATGAATGAACTCGCAATCTTAGTGTCGGGGGCCGGAAGTGCCGTAGTTGATTTGAACCAAAAGAATTTTCATGAATCTATCAATTTTCAAGTTGATCCTTCGAAATGGGAAGTGCCAACTTCCTTGCTAAATGCTAAAAAGATACGAACTCTTCTTTTTCCTTGTCACAAAAGTTATTGGACAGATACAGGTAAGTCATTATATGATTCATTTTGTGCTACATTTGTTCCAAATTTTAAGTCATTACGGATGTTGAGTCTATATGGAATTACAACATTACCCAAGTGTCTTAAACAACTGAAGCATTTGAGATATCTTGAACTTATTGGTAATGATCACATGGAGAGACTTCCAGATTGGATAGTTGAACTGTTGAATTTGGAAACACTAGATCTCAGAGACTGTGAGGAACTTGTGGAATTGCCTAGAGAcattaaaaaaatgatcaaCTTAAGGCATCTCATTTTGGAAGGCTGTTGGGGATTGACTAGAATGCCACGTGGAATTGGTGAATTGAAAGGTGTTCGTACATTGAATAGATTTGTTTTGAGTGAAAGCAATTGTTTGGGGAGGGGCGGTAGTGCTGGTCTTGCTGAGCTGGGGACCCTTAACGAATTAAGGGGAAAGTTACTCATAAAGAATTTGAGGCATGTGGTGTCAGAATCAAATGTTGGTACACCTCTCAAGGACAAACAGCATCTCCATTTGTTGGATTTAAGGTGGAAATATGAAGATGTAAAGGGAGTTGATGAGGAGGATATTATAAAGTCAATGGAAGTATTGCAACCCCATTCTAATCTAAAGCAGTTGTCTGTAGAGTATTATGGTGGTGTGAGGTTTGCGAGTTGgttttcttctctcattaatattgttaatctcgaattgtatgaatgtgagaGATGCCAACATCTTCCACCCTTGCATCATTTGCCTTCCCTTAAGTCTCTTCATCTTGTGGGGTTGGAGAAGTTGGAGTACATATTACTatcagagaaagagagcagtaaTAGTATGAGTGATGAGATGatgaggatctcattctttccCTCCCTGGAGTACCTCATCATAGAAGGTTGCCCTGTTCTGAAGGGATGGTGGAGGGCGCACACTCATAACagtgcttcttcttcatcaacggAAAACCTGTCGTTGCCTtcttttccctctctttctGCATTGACCATCTGGAATTGTCCTAATCTAACTTCCATGCCTCTGTATCCAAATGTGGTTAAAATAGCACTCACTGGGAGCAGCTGGAAGGTTGTTGATTCCTTGTTTGTTAGAGGAGCATCTGATATTACACATGATGTTGGTGTTGATGTTTCtgcctcttcttcttcccctcctCTCTCCAAATTAACATATATGTGGCTCCAAGAAATTGAGGATTTGGAATTTATACCGTCGGAAGGGATGGGCAATCAGACGTCACTTCAGGAGCTTGTAATTGACCATTGCCCAAATTTGGCAGCACTACCAGAAGGGATCGCCAAC CTCACATCACTCCAATCGCTTTCCATTGGAAATTTCCCAAATTTGGCTGCACTACCGGAAGGGATCGCCAACCTCACATTACTCCAATCGCTTTCCATTGGAAATTTCCCAAATTTGGCTGCACTACCGGAATGGATCGCCAACCTCACATCACTACAATCGCTTTCCATTGATAATTTCCCAAATTTGGCAGCACTACCGGAAGAAATAAGCAATCTCACGTCACTTCGGCGTCTTCACATTACTCATTGCTCTAATTTGGCATCACTGCCAGAAGGGATTTGTGGACTCCCCTGTTTAAATGGATTGTACATTGTTGATTGCCCCATGTTACTCCAAAGATACAAGAAAGAAACAGGTGAGGACTGGCGCAAGATTGCTCACATCCCATACGTTGATATTTATTAA
- the LOC126628374 gene encoding putative disease resistance protein RGA3 isoform X4, which produces MAEGVLFNIVERIIVRLGNHAFQKIGSIWGVQDELNKLKETVVRFQAVLLDAEQKQANNSEVKLWLESVEDAVYEADDVMDEFNTEVQRRLVIHGNTKLSKKVRLFCSSSNQLVFGLEMSHKIRDINKRLSEVSSRRPNGLNDNREDTRFILRERVGHSFVPKENIIGRDEDKKALIRLLLDPISTENVSTISIVGFGGLGKTALAQLIFNDEVIQNHFELKIWTCVSNVFELDIVVKKILQSEHNGIEQLQNDLRNKVDGKKYLLVLDDVWNEDRKKWLSLKNLLMGGGEGSRILITTRSKTVTTISDTAKSYTLKGLNEEQSWSLFKKMAYKDGKEPENSRIKEVGIEVARKCQGVPLAIRTIGGMLFTNDDETDWLNFKEKKLSKINQEEDDILPTLKLSYDVLPSHLKHCFAYCSLFPPDYEISVQRLIRLWVAQGFIKSSDENEGLEDVAYKYYRELLCRSFFQEEKIDEFGIIESCKMHDLMNELAILVSGAGSAVVDLNQKNFHESINFQVDPSKWEVPTSLLNAKKIRTLLFPCHKSYWTDTGKSLYDSFCATFVPNFKSLRMLSLYGITTLPKCLKQLKHLRYLELIGNDHMERLPDWIVELLNLETLDLRDCEELVELPRDIKKMINLRHLILEGCWGLTRMPRGIGELKGVRTLNRFVLSESNCLGRGGSAGLAELGTLNELRGKLLIKNLRHVVSESNVGTPLKDKQHLHLLDLRWKYEDVKGVDEEDIIKSMEVLQPHSNLKQLSVEYYGGVRFASWFSSLINIVNLELYECERCQHLPPLHHLPSLKSLHLVGLEKLEYILLSEKESSNSMSDEMMRISFFPSLEYLIIEGCPVLKGWWRAHTHNSASSSSTENLSLPSFPSLSALTIWNCPNLTSMPLYPNVVKIALTGSSWKVVDSLFVRGASDITHDVGVDVSASSSSPPLSKLTYMWLQEIEDLEFIPSEGMGNQTSLQELVIDHCPNLAALPEGIANLTSLQSLSIGNFPNLAALPEWIANLTSLQSLSIGNFPNLAALPEGIANLTSLQSLSIGNFPNLAALPEGIANLTLLQSLSIGNFPNLAALPEWIANLTSLQSLSIDNFPNLAALPEEISNLTSLRRLHITHCSNLASLPEGICGLPCLNGLYIVDCPMLLQRYKKETGEDWRKIAHIPYVDIY; this is translated from the exons ATGGCAGAAGGAGTTCTCTTTAATATTGTGGAACGGATCATTGTAAGGCTTGGCAACCATGCTTTCCAAAAGATTGGATCGATTTGGGGTGTCCAAGATGAGCTCAATAAGCTTAAGGAGACCGTTGTCAGATTCCAAGCTGTTCTTCTAGACGCTGAGCAAAAGCAAGCCAACAACAGTGAAGTCAAACTATGGCTCGAAAGCGTAGAAGACGCAGTTTATGAAGCCGATGATGTGATGGATGAGTTTAATACTGAAGTTCAGCGAAGACTAGTTATACATGGCAATACTAAGCTGTCAAAGAAG GTGCGCCTTTTCTGTTCTAGCTCAAATCAACTTGTTTTTGGGTTAGAGATGAGTCATAAGATAAGAGATATTAACAAGAGGCTTAGTGAGGTTTCATCCCGTAGACCCAATGGCTTAAACGATAATCGTGAAGATACAAGATTTATATTGAGAGAGAGGGTCGGTCACTCGTTTGTCCCTAAGGAAAATATTATAGGGAGAGATGAAGATAAAAAGGCACTTATCCGACTTTTGTTGGATCCCATCTCAACTGAGAATGTGTCAACCATTTCCATAGTTGGATTTGGAGGATTGGGGAAAACTGCACTTGCCCAACTCATATTCAACGATGAGgtgattcaaaatcattttgAGTTGAAAATTTGGACATGTGTCTCTAATGTATTTGAGTTGGATATAGTTGTTAAGAAAATCCTTCAATCCGAGCATAATGGGATAGAGCAGTTGCAAAATGATCTTAGAAATAAAGTAGACGGGAAGAAGTACCTACTTGTGTTGGATGATGTGTGGAATGAGGATCGAAAGAAGTGGCTTAGCTTGAAGAACTTGTTAATGGGTGGTGGAGAAGGTAGTAGAATACTAATAACCACTCGTAGTAAAACCGTTACAACGATATCAGACACAGCTAAATCATACACCTTAAAGGGGTTGAATGAAGAGCAAAGTTGGTCTTTATTTAAGAAAATGGCTTATAAAGATGGAAAGGAGCCAGAGAATTCAAGAATTAAGGAAGTTGGGATAGAGGTTGCAAGAAAATGTCAGGGAGTTCCACTCGCTATAAGGACGATAGGTGGGATGTTGTTCACCAATGATGACGAAACAGATTGGTTGaatttcaaagaaaagaaactttCAAAAATAAATCAAGAAGAAGATGATATTTTACCAACACTTAAATTGAGTTACGATGTGCTCCCATCACATTTGAAGCATTGTTTTGCTTATTGTAGCTTGTTCCCACCTGATTATGAGATATCTGTACAGAGATTGATTAGACTTTGGGTGGCGCAAGGGTTCATTAAGTCATCCGATGAAAACGAGGGTTTGGAGGATGTTGCATATAAATATTACAGGGAATTGTTGTGCAGATCGTtttttcaagaagaaaaaatagatgAGTTTGGTATAATAGAAAGTTGTAAAATGCACGATCTCATGAATGAACTCGCAATCTTAGTGTCGGGGGCCGGAAGTGCCGTAGTTGATTTGAACCAAAAGAATTTTCATGAATCTATCAATTTTCAAGTTGATCCTTCGAAATGGGAAGTGCCAACTTCCTTGCTAAATGCTAAAAAGATACGAACTCTTCTTTTTCCTTGTCACAAAAGTTATTGGACAGATACAGGTAAGTCATTATATGATTCATTTTGTGCTACATTTGTTCCAAATTTTAAGTCATTACGGATGTTGAGTCTATATGGAATTACAACATTACCCAAGTGTCTTAAACAACTGAAGCATTTGAGATATCTTGAACTTATTGGTAATGATCACATGGAGAGACTTCCAGATTGGATAGTTGAACTGTTGAATTTGGAAACACTAGATCTCAGAGACTGTGAGGAACTTGTGGAATTGCCTAGAGAcattaaaaaaatgatcaaCTTAAGGCATCTCATTTTGGAAGGCTGTTGGGGATTGACTAGAATGCCACGTGGAATTGGTGAATTGAAAGGTGTTCGTACATTGAATAGATTTGTTTTGAGTGAAAGCAATTGTTTGGGGAGGGGCGGTAGTGCTGGTCTTGCTGAGCTGGGGACCCTTAACGAATTAAGGGGAAAGTTACTCATAAAGAATTTGAGGCATGTGGTGTCAGAATCAAATGTTGGTACACCTCTCAAGGACAAACAGCATCTCCATTTGTTGGATTTAAGGTGGAAATATGAAGATGTAAAGGGAGTTGATGAGGAGGATATTATAAAGTCAATGGAAGTATTGCAACCCCATTCTAATCTAAAGCAGTTGTCTGTAGAGTATTATGGTGGTGTGAGGTTTGCGAGTTGgttttcttctctcattaatattgttaatctcgaattgtatgaatgtgagaGATGCCAACATCTTCCACCCTTGCATCATTTGCCTTCCCTTAAGTCTCTTCATCTTGTGGGGTTGGAGAAGTTGGAGTACATATTACTatcagagaaagagagcagtaaTAGTATGAGTGATGAGATGatgaggatctcattctttccCTCCCTGGAGTACCTCATCATAGAAGGTTGCCCTGTTCTGAAGGGATGGTGGAGGGCGCACACTCATAACagtgcttcttcttcatcaacggAAAACCTGTCGTTGCCTtcttttccctctctttctGCATTGACCATCTGGAATTGTCCTAATCTAACTTCCATGCCTCTGTATCCAAATGTGGTTAAAATAGCACTCACTGGGAGCAGCTGGAAGGTTGTTGATTCCTTGTTTGTTAGAGGAGCATCTGATATTACACATGATGTTGGTGTTGATGTTTCtgcctcttcttcttcccctcctCTCTCCAAATTAACATATATGTGGCTCCAAGAAATTGAGGATTTGGAATTTATACCGTCGGAAGGGATGGGCAATCAGACGTCACTTCAGGAGCTTGTAATTGACCATTGCCCAAATTTGGCAGCACTACCAGAAGGGATCGCCAAC CTCACatcactccaatcactttccatTGGAAATTTCCCAAATTTGGCAGCACTACCAGAATGGATCGCCAACCTCACATCACTCCAATCGCTTTCCATTGGAAATTTTCCAAATTTGGCTGCACTACCGGAAGGGATCGCCAACCTCACATCACTCCAATCGCTTTCCATTGGAAATTTCCCAAATTTGGCTGCACTACCGGAAGGGATCGCCAACCTCACATTACTCCAATCGCTTTCCATTGGAAATTTCCCAAATTTGGCTGCACTACCGGAATGGATCGCCAACCTCACATCACTACAATCGCTTTCCATTGATAATTTCCCAAATTTGGCAGCACTACCGGAAGAAATAAGCAATCTCACGTCACTTCGGCGTCTTCACATTACTCATTGCTCTAATTTGGCATCACTGCCAGAAGGGATTTGTGGACTCCCCTGTTTAAATGGATTGTACATTGTTGATTGCCCCATGTTACTCCAAAGATACAAGAAAGAAACAGGTGAGGACTGGCGCAAGATTGCTCACATCCCATACGTTGATATTTATTAA